A DNA window from Acuticoccus sediminis contains the following coding sequences:
- the tnpA gene encoding IS66-like element accessory protein TnpA codes for MDRHTHRAFERLEVVERGRRRRWSDDEKLKIVLESLAGPRLVSATARRHAISRSQLVTWRRAFRVEPLRSAMTPTFVPAIIEPVPAEPEPQPVEPRPEAPATTSRMEIILTCGRRIVVGADVDGEALARVVAVLERR; via the coding sequence ATGGACAGGCATACGCACAGGGCGTTCGAGCGGTTGGAGGTGGTCGAGAGGGGCCGCCGGCGTCGCTGGAGCGATGACGAGAAGCTGAAGATCGTGCTGGAGAGCCTGGCGGGTCCGCGGCTGGTCTCGGCGACGGCCCGGCGGCACGCGATCTCGCGCTCGCAGCTGGTGACGTGGCGGCGCGCGTTCCGGGTGGAGCCGCTCCGATCTGCGATGACGCCGACGTTCGTGCCTGCCATCATCGAGCCGGTCCCGGCGGAGCCTGAACCGCAGCCGGTAGAGCCGCGGCCTGAAGCCCCGGCGACGACCTCGCGGATGGAGATCATTCTTACCTGCGGCCGGCGGATCGTCGTCGGCGCCGACGTGGACGGGGAGGCGCTCGCCCGCGTGGTCGCGGTGCTGGAGCGTCGATGA
- the tnpB gene encoding IS66 family insertion sequence element accessory protein TnpB (TnpB, as the term is used for proteins encoded by IS66 family insertion elements, is considered an accessory protein, since TnpC, encoded by a neighboring gene, is a DDE family transposase.) codes for MISVPSGVRVWLATGHTDMRKGFPGLSLLVQEVLRRDPLSGHLFCFRGRRGDLLKVIWHDGQGACLFTKRLERGRFLWPSPADGAVTITPAQLGYLLEGIDWRHPQETWRPTSVG; via the coding sequence ATGATTTCGGTTCCGAGCGGCGTCAGGGTGTGGCTGGCGACCGGGCACACGGACATGCGGAAGGGGTTTCCCGGCCTCTCGCTGCTGGTCCAGGAGGTGCTGCGGCGCGACCCGTTGAGCGGCCATCTGTTCTGCTTCCGCGGGCGTCGCGGCGATCTTCTGAAGGTGATCTGGCACGACGGCCAGGGGGCGTGCCTGTTCACGAAGCGGCTGGAGCGGGGGCGTTTCCTGTGGCCTTCGCCCGCCGATGGGGCCGTGACGATCACGCCGGCGCAGCTCGGCTACTTGCTGGAAGGGATCGACTGGCGCCACCCGCAGGAGACCTGGCGGCCGACGTCGGTCGGGTGA